A section of the Rhodospirillales bacterium genome encodes:
- a CDS encoding UbiD family decarboxylase produces the protein MANAFPKRGYRDLQEHLKALDEAGLLVTIDEPVNKDTELHPLVRWQYRGGIPDAERKAFLFTNVTDARGRKFDIPVVVGALAGNQEIYRIGMNVPLEEIGPTWERAMNAPIPPNVVEEAPCQETVITGADLIGENKGLDALPVPISTPGYDATAYFTATNVVTRDPDTGVQNMGTYRAGLKASNRLAVRMASRTGGAGGYLHWVKYQKRGDKTMPCAIVVGAPPAVAYLGPQKLSPDRDEAEVAGALMGAPINMVKCKTNDLMVPAEAEMVIEGLVDTEYLEPEAPFGESHGHIALEDYNMIFEVTAITMKKKPVLVSIISQVTPSESSVIKRVAYEPMFLAHLRDNLGIRGIKRVSLHEPLTNIRKVIFIVVEKGIPATEVWRALYGAASLRADCGKYVIAVNDDIDPENGDSIFWALAYRANVLSDVEILHHRPRGHGPKSGNVTQDGSLLIDATSKGDMPPLALPKREFMENAKVLWEKLGLPPIKEQSPWHGYDMGDWFEAWDENARRAVEGDYAENGRRTAQRRVKDVIPETPVRTVEGDPEL, from the coding sequence ATGGCAAATGCCTTCCCCAAACGGGGCTATCGCGACCTGCAAGAACACCTTAAGGCGCTCGATGAAGCCGGACTTTTGGTTACCATTGATGAACCCGTCAACAAGGACACAGAGCTGCACCCGCTGGTGCGCTGGCAATATCGTGGCGGCATCCCCGATGCTGAGCGTAAGGCCTTTCTGTTTACCAATGTCACCGACGCGCGGGGGCGCAAATTTGACATCCCCGTGGTGGTTGGCGCATTGGCGGGCAATCAGGAAATTTATCGCATTGGCATGAATGTCCCCCTCGAAGAGATTGGCCCAACCTGGGAACGCGCCATGAATGCGCCCATTCCCCCCAACGTGGTTGAAGAAGCGCCTTGTCAGGAAACCGTCATCACCGGGGCAGACCTGATTGGCGAAAACAAGGGCCTCGATGCCCTGCCCGTACCCATTTCAACGCCCGGCTATGACGCCACGGCGTATTTTACGGCCACCAATGTTGTCACCCGCGACCCCGATACCGGGGTCCAGAACATGGGCACCTATCGCGCCGGCCTGAAGGCATCCAACCGTCTGGCCGTGCGCATGGCATCGCGCACCGGTGGGGCGGGCGGTTATTTGCATTGGGTCAAATATCAAAAACGCGGCGACAAAACCATGCCTTGCGCCATTGTTGTCGGTGCACCCCCGGCGGTGGCCTATCTTGGCCCGCAAAAATTAAGCCCCGATCGCGATGAAGCAGAGGTCGCCGGTGCCTTGATGGGCGCACCCATCAACATGGTAAAATGCAAAACCAATGACCTGATGGTGCCGGCCGAAGCCGAAATGGTGATTGAGGGATTGGTGGACACCGAATATCTGGAACCCGAAGCACCCTTTGGGGAATCCCACGGCCATATCGCGCTGGAAGATTACAACATGATCTTCGAAGTGACCGCCATCACCATGAAGAAAAAGCCGGTGCTGGTATCAATCATTTCCCAAGTCACCCCCAGCGAATCCAGTGTCATCAAACGGGTGGCCTATGAGCCCATGTTCCTGGCCCATTTGCGCGACAATCTTGGCATTCGCGGTATTAAACGCGTGTCTCTCCATGAACCGTTGACCAACATCCGCAAGGTGATTTTCATCGTCGTGGAAAAAGGCATCCCCGCAACAGAAGTCTGGCGGGCACTTTATGGGGCGGCCAGTTTGCGCGCTGATTGCGGAAAATATGTCATTGCGGTTAACGATGACATTGACCCAGAAAACGGCGATTCCATCTTCTGGGCGCTGGCGTATCGCGCGAATGTCTTGTCAGACGTGGAAATCCTGCACCACCGGCCACGGGGACATGGCCCAAAAAGCGGCAATGTCACCCAGGATGGCAGCCTTTTGATCGATGCCACCTCTAAGGGTGATATGCCACCGCTGGCACTACCAAAACGCGAATTCATGGAAAATGCCAAGGTTCTCTGGGAAAAACTGGGCCTGCCCCCGATCAAGGAACAATCCCCCTGGCACGGATACGACATGGGGGACTGGTTCGAAGCATGGGATGAAAATGCCAGAAGAGCGGTCGAGGGGGATTATGCAGAAAATGGCCGAAGAACGGCGCAACGCCGGGTCAAAGACGTCATTCCCGAAACCCCTGTTAGAACAGTAGAAGGTGATCCGGAATTGTGA